Part of the Flavobacterium sp. MDT1-60 genome, CTCTGGATTATTACCTATCGAAATGGAAAAACAATTTCCACAGTATTGGAAAAATGATGTTGAAGACGGCGGAAAAAATCTTTACGAAGCCGAATTTCTTTCTGCTCAGTTAAAACGTTTAGGATTAAACATTAAAGAAGATTATTTTAAAATAACGAATTACGCAGGCGGAAAAAAACTGGCTGAGAACTTCAAAGCTTTAAAGGGAAATGATTTAGTTACAGTTGTCTATAATTTTGTAGACATGCTATCGCACGCCAAAACCGAAATGGAAGTTGTAAAAGAACTTGCATCTGATGATAAGGCTTATCGTTCATTGACTTTAAGTTGGTTTAAAAATTCTCCTCTATTAGAAATTATCCAACAAGCACAACTTTTAGGTTTCAAATTAATTCTGACCACAGATCACGGAACAATTAATGTAAAAAACCCATCGAAAGTGGTTGGAGATAAAAATACAAGCTTAAATTTGCGTTACAAAACCGGTCGTAGTTTAACTTACGAGCAAAAAGATGTGTACGTTGTAAAAGAACCAAAAGATATTGGTTTACCAGCTATAAATATGAGTAGTTCGTTTATTTTTGCTAAAAATGATTTCTTTTTAGCCTACGTAAACAACTATAATCATTATGTTAGTTATTACAGAAATACCTATCAACATGGCGGAATTTCATTAGAAGAAATGATTATTCCGTTTTTGGTTTTTAATCCGAAATAAAAAGAGTTTTCAGTCGCAGTTTTCAGTTTTTAGCTGAGACTGAAAACCGCGACTGAGACTATTATAAAAATAAATACAACAATGAATATCGTTTTTTCATTAGATCAAATTCAGGAAGTAGCGGAGCAAATTACAGCTTCAAATCCAAAAAAAATCATTCTTTTCAATGGCGAAATGGGTGTCGGAAAAACTACTTTAATCAAAGAATTATGCAAAAGTTTAGGAGTTCAGGATGCCACAAGCAGCCCAACTTTTTCTTTAGTTAATGAATACTACACTTCTAACAATCAAATCGTTTATCATTTTGATTTCTACCGGTTAAACAAAGAAACCGAAGCGCTTGATATGGGTGTTGATGATTATTTATATTCCGGAAATTGGTGTTTTATTGAATGGTCTGAAAAAATTGCCAGTTTAATTCCGGAACAACATTCTACTGTTACGATTGAGTTATTGGCAGATGGAAAAAGAAGCTTAGAGCTAGTTTAAAATTCCACAGAGATTCGTGAAGTTTTTTCACAGAGAAACACAAAGAATATTTAAAAAAAACTTTGTGAAACTTTGTGAAATCTCCGCGAATCTCTGTGAAACAACAAAAATTAAAATGAATGCCCAAAATACAGTAGAAATAATCCCTTTTTCACCGGATTTAAAAGAACACATCAAAATCTTAAACATAGAATGGCTTCAAAAGTATTTTAGAGTTGAGGAAAAAGATGAATTGGTACTTTCAAATCCGCAGGAAGAAATTATCGATAAAGGCGGAATGATTTTTTACGCTAAATATAATGATGAAATCCTTGGAACAGTTTCTTTAATGAAAATTGATGATGATACTTTCGAACTAAGTAAAATGGCCGTTTCAGACAAAGCACAAGGTCTCGGAATTGGAAATAAACTACTGGTTCATAGCATATCTGTTGCCGAAGAATACAACATTAAAAAACTGCTTTTATATTCAAACAGAATCTTGCTTCCTGCTCTTCATTTATATGAAAAATTTGGTTTTGTTGAAGTTCCTTTAGGAAATGTCAGTTATGAAAGAGCCGATATAAAAATGGAAAAAACAATCTCTTAATATAGACTTTGAGTATTAGCAGAATATTTGCACTAATTTTAAAACTTTTTACGTAATTTGTACTCTTAATTTTTTGCACAACCCATGTCAATTACCTTAACTCCATTTACGAAACAACAATTGTTACCACAAGAAGAAAAACTTGAAGTGGGCCGATTTAAAAGAGAACTTTTCATAGGAATACCTAAAGAAACGAGTTATCAGGAACGTCGTATTTGCCTTACGCCAGACGCTGTTAATTCTCTTACTTATGAAGGTCATCGTGTAATGATTGAATCTGGTGCCGGAGAGAGTTCAAGTTATTCTGACAAGGAATATAGTGATGCAGGTGCAGAAGTGACAAAAGACACCAAAAAGGTTTTTGGCTGCCCGATGTTACTTAAAGTTGAACCGCCAACTTTGACTGAAATTAAAATGATTAATCCTGAAACGATTATCATTTCTGCTATTCAGTTAAAGACAAAAAAGAAAGAATATTTTGAAGCTTTGGCTCAAAAAAAAATAACTGCATTAGCGTTCGAATATATTAAAGATGAAGACGGGTCTTATCCTGCGGTAAAATCTTTAAGTGAAATTGCCGGAACCGCTTCCATCCTGATAGCTGCCGAATTAATGATTACAGATGAATTTGGAAAAGGATTATTATTCGGAAATATTACCGGTGTCCCTCCTACCGAAGTTGTGATTTTAGGCGCTGGAACTGTAGGCGAATTTGCCGCTAAAACTGCCATTGGACTTGGCGCAAATGTGAAAGTTTTTGATAATTCGATTACTAAATTACGTCGTTTGCAAAATAATTTAAACCAAAGAATTTTTACATCAACAGTACAGCAAAAAGCTTTATTAAAAGCGTTAAGACGTTGTGATGTTGCAATCGGTGCTATGCGAGGTAAAGAACGCTGCCCGATTGTCGTTACAGAAACTATGGTGGAACATATGAAAAAAGGTGCTGTAATTGTCGATGTTAGTATTGATACCGGAGGGTGTTTTGAAACTTCAGAAGTCACAACACACGAAAAACCGACTTTCATTAAAAGCAATGTTCTTCATTATTGCGTACCAAATATACCGTCAAGATATTCTAAAACTGCTTCATTATCAATAAGTAACATACTAACTCCATATTTACTTCAGATAGCAGATGATGGTGGTCTGGAAAACTCTATCAGATGCAATAAAGGCCTCAAAAACGGAATTTATTTATACCACGGAATCCTAACAAATAAAGCAATTGGCGAATGGTTTGATTTGCCTGATAACGATATTAATTTACTTGTATTTTAAAGGAACTTTAATGTACCTTTGCCAAAAAAATTATTTCATGAAGTTCGTACATCGTTTTGCTTATTATTTGATTGGTTTGATTATGGGATGCTTTTTTGTAGCCCTTGTTTTTAGTGGAAAAGATACACGTTGCAACTACTTCCCGAACGCCAGAGTTTTAAATAATTTACGCACAAAACCTTTTCAATATTCTGATAAAGCAATCCAGACTTTGAATGAAAAATGGGTTGATACTACAGATATAAAAAATACATTAACTTACGGAGATGTAGATTTTGACCAAAGTAATGTTCCGTTCAAAAAAGGAAAATTATATATCATTGAAGGAAAAACAGTTAAAAACCAAGAAATTATTTTAAAAGTAATCAACTTCGAAAATAAAGCGATTTTAGACGAGATTATTAAGAAATAAAAAAAGTCAACAACACGAATTTCACAGATTATCACTAATTAATAATTTGTGATAATCTGTGAAATTCGTGTTTATTATTACCACTCTATTTCTTTAAGTCCTTTTGATTTTAAAAAATCATTTGTTTGGCTAAAATGTTTATTTCCAAACCAAAATCCTCTGTTAGCACTTAAAGGAGAAGGATGTCCGGATTTTAGAATATGATGTTTTGAAGCATCTATTAATGCAGCTTTCTTTTGAGCAAAACCTCCCCAAAGTAAAAAAACTACATTTTCTTTTTCAGCAGAAATCTGCTTAATAACAGCATCAGTAAATTTCTCCCACCCTTTTCCCTGATGACTTCCTGCCTCAGCTTGTCGGACTGTTAAAGTTGCATTTAAAAGAAAAACACCCTGATCTGCCCAACGTTCGAGATTACCAGTTTTAGGCATCGGCTTATTTAAATCTGTTTCAATTTCTTTGAAAATATTTTGAAGAGATGGAGGAAAAGGAATTCCGTCATTAACTGAAAAACACAAGCCATTTGCCTGATTTGGACCATGATAAGGATCTTGACCTATAATAACCACTTTTACCTGCTCAAAATGACAATGGTCAAAGGCTGAAAAAATCTGACTCCCTTTTGGATAACAAACCTTAGTTACATACTCAGATTTTACAAAAGCAATTAATTCGTTGAAATAAGATTTCTCAAATTCATTGCTTAAAACTGGTTTCCAGGAAGAATGCATTTTTATGTCCATAGTTTTTTATGCGAATTTCAGGAATTTTTAAGTAAAATCATATTTAAAGCAATAAAATTTAGATCTGAACTTTCTCAAATTCAATGATACTATTTTCGTACTTTTGCATTACTTTATTAAAGGAATTAAATGATCTGTATTACCGAAAAAACATTACAAGACTTACAATTTCCAACGGTGCTCGAAACCATTTCAGCAGGCTGTAACACAGATATTGGAAAAGAAAAAGCTTTACAAATAACACCATTCAGAGATAAAGAAACTTTGATGCAGGCTTTATTGCAGACATCAGAGTATGTTTCCTCATTTCAAAATAATAACGCCATTCCAAACCACGGATTTGACGCCATAACGCACGAAATCAAATTCTTAGCCATTGAAGATAGCTTCCTGGAAGTAGGTAGTTTTAGAAAAATTGCTACTCTTTCATCAACATCGAATTTCTTGCTGAATTTCCTTAAAAAATTTGATGATTATTATCCTAACCTAAATGCAAGAGCTTCAAGAGTTGAATATACTAAAGATATTGTCACACTAATCGATGCCATTGTAGACAAATATGGCGAAATAAAAGACAATGCTTCTCCAGCTTTATTGAGCATTCGCCAGAATATGAATATTGTTCGTGGTAAAGTAAACCAAAGTTTTGGAGTTGCTCTTTCTCATAATAATAGCCTTGGTTATTTAGATGATATTAAAGAAAGTTTTGTTCAAAATCGTCGAGTATTGGCCGTTTTAGCCATGTACCGTCGTAAAGTAAAAGGTTCAATTTTAGGAAGTTCCAAAACGGGAAGTATTGCGTACATCGAACCGGAAGCTACTTTACAATATTCAAGAGAATTAGCGAATCTCGAATATGAGGAAAAAGAAGAAATCACCAGAATTCTAAAACAATTATCGAATCAGATTCGTCCCTATTTGCCTTTATTAATTGAATATCAGGATTTTTTAAGTGATATTGATGTCGTTGCCGGAAAAGCAAAATATGCAAACAGAATCAACGGAATCTTACCAACAATTACTGAAGAAAGAAGATTGTTTTTCAGAGAAGCCTATCATCCGATTTTGTATTTGAATAACAAACAAAAAAACGAAATTACGCATCCGCAAACTATTGAATTAAAACAAGATAACCGAATTATTGTAATTTCGGGACCGAATGCGGGCGGAAAAACCATTTCGCTTAAAACAGTTGGCTTATTGCAATTGATGTTACAATCTGGGATGCTGATTCCGGTTCACGAGCGTAGTGAAACTTTTTTGTTTGATAGAATTTTAACTGACATTGGAGACAACCAATCTATTGAAAATCACTTAAGTACTTATAGTTATCGATTAAAAAACATGAATTATTTCCTGAAAAAGTGCAACAAGAAAACCATGTTTTTAATTGATGAATTTGGTACAGGTTCTGATCCGGAATTAGGTGGAGCTTTGGCTGAAATTTTCCTGGAAGAATTCTACCATCGTGAAGCATTCGGAATTATTACCACGCATTATTCAAACTTGAAAATTTTGGCTAACGAATTGCCTTTTGCTACAAATGCAAATATGATGTTTGATGAAAAGTCATTGGAACCAATGTATAAACTAGCTTTAGGACAAGCTGGAAGTTCTTTTACTTTTGAGGTTGCACTTAAAAATGGTATTCCTTTTGGATTGATCAATCGTGCCAAAAAGAAAATTGAAGTTGGTAAAGTACGTTTTGATAAAACCATTGCAACCCTTCAGAAAGAAAGATCTAAGCTTGAAAAAACTTCTATAAATTTAAAAGAAGAAGAAACCCGAGCGCGTGAGGAAAGCAAGAAGATGGAAAACATCAATGTAAAAATTAAACAAAAACTGGAAAGCTATCAGGAATTATATGACAGCAATCAAAAGACTATTTACATTGGTCAGAAAATCGAAGATATCTCAGAAAAATATTTCAACAACAAAAATAAAAAAGAACTTATCGGAGAATTTTTGAAAATTATTGAAATTGAAAATTCAAAACGTAAAAAAGCAACTCCAAAAGAAGCCAAAGCCATAATCGAAAAGAAAAAGGAAGTTATTGCAGAAGTTTCTGTTCAGGTGGAAGAAATCCGACAAGAGAAAAAAGAGAAGAAACTTAAGCCTATTGTAGAAAAACCAAAACCTATTTTGAAAGTTGGTGATCGTGTAAGAATGTTAGACGGAAGATCAGTTGGAAGTATTGATTCAATAGAAAAAAATAAAGCAACAGTGAATTACGGAATATTTACTTCTAAAGTAAGTTTGGATGAATTGGAATTTGTTGAGGCTGGGAAGAAATAAGTTTTCAGTCGCAGTGACAGTTTTCAGATCTGAAATTATGATGAAAAATCTTCAGAATTAAAATAAAGCGATTTAATGAAATATCTTTAAAAATATGAGAAAGAAGATTTGCAATTTTTTAAAATGGCTTAAAATAAATTTATGAAAGGCATTTTTGATTTGTAAAATTTATTACAAATAAAATTTCAATAGATAAATCAAATAATTAAAAACTAATGAATTTTCAACACTAAAACAAAAAACTTGAAACTTTAATAGTAATGACCGACTTTCCATCAAATAAAAAAATTATCCTCTTTGACGGTGTTTGCAATTTATGCAATAGCGCCGTTCAGTTTGTCATCAAACATGATAAAAAAGATATTTTTCGATTTGTGGCTTTGCAATCAGAATTGGGAAATGAAATTTGCAAATACATTGGCGTTGATCAGACTAAAACTGACAGCATTATTTTATACAATCCTGGCGTTGCCTATTATTATAAATCTACTGCAGCTATAGAAATTGCAGAACAACTGGGAGGAATTTATAGTCTAATATCTATTTTTAAAATTTTCCCTGAGAAACTCAGAAATTATATTTACGATTATATTGCTAAAAACAGATACAAATGGTATGGCAAAAAAGAAAGCTGTATGATTCCAACGCAGGAATTAAAGGCTAAGTTTTTAAATTCCAATATATAAATTCCAAATTCCAACTTTTGAGGAAATATTATTATTCGTCGTACGGAATGATATAGAATGAGAATAAACAAAAAAATCCCAAATTCAAATCTATTACAATTTAGAATTTGGGATTTTAAAAATTGAAAATTACTTTAGAATATTATCTAATTAACTTTCTGTATTTCAAACGTTTTGGAGTTAAATCACCACCTAAACGTTTCTTTTTGTTTTCTTCATATTCAGAGAAACCTCCTTCGAAATAGTAAACTTCAGAATCTCCTTCAAAAGCCAGAATGTGTGTACAAATTCTGTCTAAGAACCATCTGTCGTGCGAAATAATAACGGCACAACCAGCAAAATTTTCTAGACCTTCCTCAAGTGCACGAAGTGTATTTACATCTAAATCATTCGTAGGCTCATCCAGTAAAAGCACGTTTCCTTCTTCTTTCAATGTCATTGCTAAATGCAAACGATTACGCTCACCACCAGAAAGCATTGAAACTTTCTTATTTTGCTCGCCTCCACCAAAGTTAAAACGTGATAAATAGGCTCTTGAATTTACTTGCTTTCCGCCCATCATAATCAATTCCTGACCATCTGCAAAGTTTTCCCAGATCGATTTATTTGGATCAATATTAGAGTGAGATTGATCTACATAGGCAATTTTTACAGTTTCTCCTACTGAAAATTCTCCACTATCAGTTTTTTGCTCACCCATAATCATTTTGAAAATGGTTGATTTACCAGCACCGTTTGGCCCGATAATCCCAACAATTCCAGCTTGTGGCAAAGTGAAATTCAAATTATCATACAATAATTTATCACCAAAAGCTTTTGCAACATTCTTAGCTTCGATAACATTGGTTCCTAAACGTGGGCCGTTCGGGATATAGATTTCCAGATTTTCATCCAGTTGTTTTTGATCTTCGTTTAATAATTTATCGTAGTTCTGTAAACGTGCCTTTTGTTTGGTTTGACGACCTTTTGCTCCTTGACGAACCCAGTCCAACTCACGTTCTAACGTTTTTCTACGTTTCGAAGCTACTTTTTCTTCTTGCGCCATACGAGTTGATTTTTGATCTAACCAGGAAGAATAATTCCCTTTCCACGGAATACCTTCTCCTCTATCCAACTCTAAAATCCAACCGGCAACATTATCAAGGAAATATCTATCGTGCGTTACAGCAATTACGGTTCCGGCGTATTGCGCTAAATGTTGCTCTAACCAAAGTACAGATTCAGCATCTAAGTGGTTGGTTGGCTCATCAAGCAACAATACATCTGGTTGTTGCAACAACAAACGACATAAAGCAACACGACGACGCTCACCACCTGAAAGGTTTTTAATTGGCGTATCTCCTTCAGGAGTACGCAAAGCATCCATTGCAATTTCAAGTTTAGTATCTATTTCCCACGCACCAAGAGCATCAATTTTGTCTTGCAAAGCAGCCTGACGATCCATTAACTTATCCATTTTATCCTGATCTTCGTAGTTTTCAGGAAGACCAAATAAATCGTTAATTTGATTGTATTCTTCTAAAACTGCCATTGTTTCAGCAGCTCCTTCACGAACAATTTCTATAACTGTTTTTGAATCATCAAGAATTGGTTCCTGCTCTAAATAACCTACAGTATAACCTGGTTGAAAAACAACATCACCCTGATAATTTTTATCTACTCCGGCAATAATTTTCAAAAGAGAAGATTTTCCAGAACCATTAAGACCCAAAATACCAATTTTTGCTCCGTAAAAGAAACTCAAATAAATGTTCTTAAGTACTGGTTTGTCTGCTCCCTGATAGGTTTTACTCAATTTTTGCATCGAGAAAATTACTTTCTTATCGTCTGACATTTTTTATGTTTTTATTTTAATTAATTATTTTCTATTGACTTTTAATATTGTTATTGCAATTAATTTTGCTAAACTCTTCCTTTCAATGCATTAAAAACCCAGGCATTAGCAAAAAATCCAACACCAACGGCTACAAATCCCCACCCTGATACTTCGCTGTATCTAAAAGCGCCAAGACCAATAAGCAACAATCCCATAAGTATCATTATAAAAGTAGCCCATCCTAAAACGGTATTTTTATTCATTCCCATAATTGTAATAATTATTTTTTAATGTGATTTATTTTTAGAAGTGCAAATATCGTGAATTTTCACGGCTTAATTAAATATTTTATACAGCATTTCTTTAAGCAAATCTGATTGTGGTAAAGCATTTGCGCCAACACCTTTGCTTTTAACATCGACATCACGCAAAGCGCCAACAATCTGACTCACTTTTCGCATTGGGTAATTTTTTATAGCCAAATCATATTCCTTTAAAAAATACGGATTTACGCCAATTGCCGAAGCCACATTTTTTGGGTTTTTATCTTTTAAGCCATGATACTTTAATAGTTGTACAAAAAATCCAAAAACCAATCCGGTCGTCATTACCAATGGATATTCTTTAGGATTATGAGCGAAATTCTCTGCAATCTTATATGCCTTCAACTGATTACGCTCGCCAATCGCTTTTCGAAGTTCAAAAACATTATAATCTTTGCTAAAACCAATATTTTCCTCGATATGTTGCGGTGTAATTACAGTCCCTTGCGGTAAAATAATTTGCAGTTTTTCTAATTCATTATTTATC contains:
- the tsaE gene encoding tRNA (adenosine(37)-N6)-threonylcarbamoyltransferase complex ATPase subunit type 1 TsaE, with amino-acid sequence MNIVFSLDQIQEVAEQITASNPKKIILFNGEMGVGKTTLIKELCKSLGVQDATSSPTFSLVNEYYTSNNQIVYHFDFYRLNKETEALDMGVDDYLYSGNWCFIEWSEKIASLIPEQHSTVTIELLADGKRSLELV
- a CDS encoding GNAT family N-acetyltransferase, which gives rise to MNAQNTVEIIPFSPDLKEHIKILNIEWLQKYFRVEEKDELVLSNPQEEIIDKGGMIFYAKYNDEILGTVSLMKIDDDTFELSKMAVSDKAQGLGIGNKLLVHSISVAEEYNIKKLLLYSNRILLPALHLYEKFGFVEVPLGNVSYERADIKMEKTIS
- a CDS encoding alanine dehydrogenase — encoded protein: MSITLTPFTKQQLLPQEEKLEVGRFKRELFIGIPKETSYQERRICLTPDAVNSLTYEGHRVMIESGAGESSSYSDKEYSDAGAEVTKDTKKVFGCPMLLKVEPPTLTEIKMINPETIIISAIQLKTKKKEYFEALAQKKITALAFEYIKDEDGSYPAVKSLSEIAGTASILIAAELMITDEFGKGLLFGNITGVPPTEVVILGAGTVGEFAAKTAIGLGANVKVFDNSITKLRRLQNNLNQRIFTSTVQQKALLKALRRCDVAIGAMRGKERCPIVVTETMVEHMKKGAVIVDVSIDTGGCFETSEVTTHEKPTFIKSNVLHYCVPNIPSRYSKTASLSISNILTPYLLQIADDGGLENSIRCNKGLKNGIYLYHGILTNKAIGEWFDLPDNDINLLVF
- a CDS encoding DUF4258 domain-containing protein; this encodes MKFVHRFAYYLIGLIMGCFFVALVFSGKDTRCNYFPNARVLNNLRTKPFQYSDKAIQTLNEKWVDTTDIKNTLTYGDVDFDQSNVPFKKGKLYIIEGKTVKNQEIILKVINFENKAILDEIIKK
- a CDS encoding uracil-DNA glycosylase — protein: MDIKMHSSWKPVLSNEFEKSYFNELIAFVKSEYVTKVCYPKGSQIFSAFDHCHFEQVKVVIIGQDPYHGPNQANGLCFSVNDGIPFPPSLQNIFKEIETDLNKPMPKTGNLERWADQGVFLLNATLTVRQAEAGSHQGKGWEKFTDAVIKQISAEKENVVFLLWGGFAQKKAALIDASKHHILKSGHPSPLSANRGFWFGNKHFSQTNDFLKSKGLKEIEW
- a CDS encoding DNA mismatch repair protein MutS, which gives rise to MICITEKTLQDLQFPTVLETISAGCNTDIGKEKALQITPFRDKETLMQALLQTSEYVSSFQNNNAIPNHGFDAITHEIKFLAIEDSFLEVGSFRKIATLSSTSNFLLNFLKKFDDYYPNLNARASRVEYTKDIVTLIDAIVDKYGEIKDNASPALLSIRQNMNIVRGKVNQSFGVALSHNNSLGYLDDIKESFVQNRRVLAVLAMYRRKVKGSILGSSKTGSIAYIEPEATLQYSRELANLEYEEKEEITRILKQLSNQIRPYLPLLIEYQDFLSDIDVVAGKAKYANRINGILPTITEERRLFFREAYHPILYLNNKQKNEITHPQTIELKQDNRIIVISGPNAGGKTISLKTVGLLQLMLQSGMLIPVHERSETFLFDRILTDIGDNQSIENHLSTYSYRLKNMNYFLKKCNKKTMFLIDEFGTGSDPELGGALAEIFLEEFYHREAFGIITTHYSNLKILANELPFATNANMMFDEKSLEPMYKLALGQAGSSFTFEVALKNGIPFGLINRAKKKIEVGKVRFDKTIATLQKERSKLEKTSINLKEEETRAREESKKMENINVKIKQKLESYQELYDSNQKTIYIGQKIEDISEKYFNNKNKKELIGEFLKIIEIENSKRKKATPKEAKAIIEKKKEVIAEVSVQVEEIRQEKKEKKLKPIVEKPKPILKVGDRVRMLDGRSVGSIDSIEKNKATVNYGIFTSKVSLDELEFVEAGKK
- a CDS encoding thiol-disulfide oxidoreductase DCC family protein, coding for MTDFPSNKKIILFDGVCNLCNSAVQFVIKHDKKDIFRFVALQSELGNEICKYIGVDQTKTDSIILYNPGVAYYYKSTAAIEIAEQLGGIYSLISIFKIFPEKLRNYIYDYIAKNRYKWYGKKESCMIPTQELKAKFLNSNI
- the ettA gene encoding energy-dependent translational throttle protein EttA; the encoded protein is MSDDKKVIFSMQKLSKTYQGADKPVLKNIYLSFFYGAKIGILGLNGSGKSSLLKIIAGVDKNYQGDVVFQPGYTVGYLEQEPILDDSKTVIEIVREGAAETMAVLEEYNQINDLFGLPENYEDQDKMDKLMDRQAALQDKIDALGAWEIDTKLEIAMDALRTPEGDTPIKNLSGGERRRVALCRLLLQQPDVLLLDEPTNHLDAESVLWLEQHLAQYAGTVIAVTHDRYFLDNVAGWILELDRGEGIPWKGNYSSWLDQKSTRMAQEEKVASKRRKTLERELDWVRQGAKGRQTKQKARLQNYDKLLNEDQKQLDENLEIYIPNGPRLGTNVIEAKNVAKAFGDKLLYDNLNFTLPQAGIVGIIGPNGAGKSTIFKMIMGEQKTDSGEFSVGETVKIAYVDQSHSNIDPNKSIWENFADGQELIMMGGKQVNSRAYLSRFNFGGGEQNKKVSMLSGGERNRLHLAMTLKEEGNVLLLDEPTNDLDVNTLRALEEGLENFAGCAVIISHDRWFLDRICTHILAFEGDSEVYYFEGGFSEYEENKKKRLGGDLTPKRLKYRKLIR
- a CDS encoding CAL67264 family membrane protein; protein product: MNKNTVLGWATFIMILMGLLLIGLGAFRYSEVSGWGFVAVGVGFFANAWVFNALKGRV